The Arachis duranensis cultivar V14167 chromosome 9, aradu.V14167.gnm2.J7QH, whole genome shotgun sequence genomic sequence TCCATCATTGACTCTTGCAATGGATTACTTTGCTTGTATAATGTAGAGCGTGACGACGAAGGATTGCACCATGGTGCCATACTATGGAACCCCTGCATCGGATCCACATCTCAGCCGGTTGAAATCGGAGGTCCCTTCTCCGTTAGCGGATTCGGTTATGATCATGTGAATGACAAGTACAAGCTTTTCGGGAGAGTATATAAGAAATCAGGCGAATATGTCAGCAGAATTATCACATTCGGCCCAAATATTACCTGGAGAACAATTGAGGATTTCTCATGTAGCATGCCTAGCCCACACGGGACGTTTTCTCTGGTATCGTCTGTTGGGATTTTTGTGAATGGCACTGGCACTCTTAATTGGATTTTTCACGATTGTTTTAGGTATGTCGTGGTTCGTTCCCTTGACTTGGTGAAAGAGACTTATAATCAGTTTCCCCTTCCCGATAGGGATTTAGATGATGATTGCTTTATGAGTCCCCTTTTGTGTATCTTGAGGGGCTGCCTTGCTGCTTGTTATGAGAATAAGAGAACTCATTGGACTGTGTGGCTGATGAAAGAGTATGGAGTCCCTCAATCTTGGACTAAATTGGTCGTAATCCCCCACCACCCACTACTCGTTAACCCTTCGGCAGGCTTTCCATTACAGCCAATctacatattcaaaaataatgtTCTTCTGGCAAAAGCTCCCAATCACAAGTTTGTTTTGTTGAACTTGAATGATGGCAGCATAGATTTTCCTAATATTGACAGCTCAAATGATGGCATGCCCAAACTTCGTCCTTTGTCGAAGGGTTTAAGTTCAAGGACCTTTCGACTATATCATGAAAGCTTAGTTTCACTCTCACACCTTGGTCTTCAAAGTTGCTCATCTGAAATGCGCTTGGTTAAGCCAAGCCTATGATCTCTTTAACAAGGTTTGCTTTTCGGCTACTCTTTTAACATCCTTTTGGTGAAGGATTTCCTACACTTAACTGTTGAATCCATAActtgatcatcattattgtaTTGCCCTGTTTTTTGTGAAATGGGCCTATTTTATAGGCTCTGTCCTCTTTAGGATTAGCAAGTTGGCATCACAGTATTTAATAATGTTTGGAATCAGGTGCATTATGAATCTGGTTACACGATGTATTTTGCTTTATTAgaatatgtatttataatgaGATACTGCTAGTTAAGGTTTCTATCAGTTTGTTTTCACAAACTGGGAGTGCAATATCTGCAGAGGTTCACGAGCAAGTGCTATGTAATGCCATATTTAACATGGTAATATCCCATCTTTGCTGAGATTAATTTATTAGAGAACTAATTCGAATGTAAGAATGGTTTTACAAGCGTTTTTTGTGATAACTCCTCTTGTCAATTTcactcgtttttttttttttcgtgatCAATATGCTAACAGAAAATTTATCATATTTTCATGAAATGAAAAACATACCcgtataaaaattttagaaaaataccaaaataaaatttaaaagacattGAAGACTGAAAGATGTTTGACATAAATGACataaataaaattgttgaaTGTAACAAACAAAATAGAAATCAAATTTCATATTGTTTtgtattctaatttaattttcaaaaatggtaaaaaattttaagtcaaaCAATGgaagaaaatggaaaataaCTACGGAGTTAGAGGCGCTGGCTTTGTGGTCTTCACGACCGTGTTTTTTAttggaaatatttttattttttttaactgaaAAAGCTTAAAAACGAGaaaacactattttctgtt encodes the following:
- the LOC107464515 gene encoding F-box/kelch-repeat protein At3g23880, with protein sequence MRRGPIHDDDHHHDAAVARKGRVVTATGGWPELIRCTTTTPPPSRLPPILLDELIEEILLRIPARSLVRLRDRICSSWRTLISSSQFAKQHLRRSTTVDPTLTHPLIAYFSIGYAYPTIGVFSVPSPVENPPHEPTKVVPYKGRRPRSIIDSCNGLLCLYNVERDDEGLHHGAILWNPCIGSTSQPVEIGGPFSVSGFGYDHVNDKYKLFGRVYKKSGEYVSRIITFGPNITWRTIEDFSCSMPSPHGTFSLVSSVGIFVNGTGTLNWIFHDCFRYVVVRSLDLVKETYNQFPLPDRDLDDDCFMSPLLCILRGCLAACYENKRTHWTVWLMKEYGVPQSWTKLVVIPHHPLLVNPSAGFPLQPIYIFKNNVLLAKAPNHKFVLLNLNDGSIDFPNIDSSNDGMPKLRPLSKGLSSRTFRLYHESLVSLSHLGLQSCSSEMRLVKPSL